The Saccharomycodes ludwigii strain NBRC 1722 chromosome II, whole genome shotgun sequence genome window below encodes:
- the ERG8 gene encoding phosphomevalonate kinase (similar to Saccharomyces cerevisiae YMR220W | ERG8 | ERGosterol biosynthesis) translates to MVVKRAFSAPGKALLAGGYLVLDSKYEAYVVALSSRMHSVVSFEETTDPNTSTMINVKSVQFNNDQWAFKVDKNEHNNYTIKEINGLQNPFIEKTLFNVLNYFGVNKSYKISIEIFSDSGYHSQEKSVLKMNSYKQFHYHSETVTKVPKTGLGSSAGLVTVLTTALVSCFIEQFQLEPFLKIIHNLSQVSHCQAQGKVGSGFDVAAATFGSIIYRRFQPELINDLPKYDSLEYKRKLQKLIDSKYWGYKSENVKLPKGLRLIMGDVNNGSETVKLVSRVKQWYNKNLPESLEIYTKINEGNMAFIKSLEDLNELAAINPDKYDKILAALDNKEAITSLDSSLLSVQKAVNQIRSNFKYITKKSGADIEPDVQTTLLDNSIALNGVLTGLVPGAGGYDAIALITTEKCDIQEETKNNKKFERVSWLDLHQEDYGIVEECPTHYINFN, encoded by the coding sequence atggttgtTAAGAGAGCTTTCAGTGCACCAGGTAAGGCTTTATTAGCAGGTGGTTATTTGGTGTTGGATTCAAAATATGAAGCATATGTCGTGGCATTATCTTCACGAATGCATTCAGTAGTTTCTTTTGAAGAAACCACAGATCCAAATACTTCTACAATGATAAACGTAAAAAGTGTtcaatttaataatgatcAATGGGCTTTTAAAGTGGACAAAAATGAACACAATAACTACacaattaaagaaattaatgGATTACAAAACCCTTTCATtgaaaaaacattatttaatgttttgaattattttggTGTTAACAAAAGTTATAAAATTTctattgaaatattttctgATTCAGGGTATCATTCCCAAGAAAAAAGcgttttgaaaatgaattCCTATAAACAATTTCATTACCATTCCGAAACTGTTACCAAAGTTCCCAAAACCGGATTAGGTTCTTCTGCTGGCTTAGTTACTGTTTTAACTACCGCCTTGGTTTCATGCTTTATTGAGCAATTCCAATTAGAAccttttttgaaaattattcaTAATTTATCCCAGGTATCTCATTGTCAAGCGCAAGGTAAGGTGGGTAGTGGATTTGATGTTGCTGCTGCCACATTTGGTTCTATTATTTACAGAAGGTTTCAGCCAGAACTTATCAATGATTTACCAAAGTATGATTCATTagaatataaaagaaaattgcAAAAATTAATCGACAGCAAATATTGGGGCTataaaagtgaaaatgTCAAGTTACCTAAAGGATTAAGGTTGATAATGGGTGATGTAAATAATGGTTCTGAAACTGTGAAGTTAGTTTCTCGAGTTAAGCAATGgtataacaaaaatttgCCAGAGAGTTTGGAGATTTATACCAAAATAAACGAGGGTAATATGGCGTTTATTAAGAGTTTGGAAGATTTGAATGAATTGGCTGCAATAAATCCAGACAAATATGATAAAATCCTTGCTGCATTGGACAATAAAGAGGCTATTACTTCCCTTGATAGTTCTTTACTATCCGTACAAAAAGCAGTCAACCAAATACGTTCAAACTTCAAGTacataacaaaaaaaagcgGTGCTGATATAGAACCAGATGTCCAAACTACATTGTTGGATAATTCCATTGCTTTAAACGGTGTTTTAACGGGGTTGGTTCCAGGGGCTGGGGGTTACGATGCTATTGCGTTAATAACTACTGAAAAGTGTGATATTCAAGAagaaaccaaaaataacaaaaaatttgaaagaGTTTCATGGTTAGATTTACACCAAGAAGATTATGGTATTGTTGAAGAGTGTCCTACTCactatataaattttaactAA
- the ESC1 gene encoding Esc1p (similar to Saccharomyces cerevisiae YMR219W | ESC1 | Establishes Silent Chromatin), which yields MKQENGKKNNKKNEKNNNDGSHLTLSVEGKNFKRYNSPFESNKNGAADILLKNVKLIPDFKIGKKTTSFKANSKSNIPESQLGRLGDEVCSRNGILTSKDSSTALNWVTSVILRGKKILQNIQEENEINRAEIQDIKDSRRLESVNVENILTKSAKDYYCFNENQGQRDNDDNLVKEGGAAQLLENASENTSENNLENNSIDDLFERSSHATPISNTFYHGYHNKGLGNDEEMLDNRAIGTDTNQELKEKEKEKDESLVILSSTEEEEENENENEDENENENENENEDETEKENKQFQIQTCRDNNENSENSVSGSSYSYSSEESSGFVSDNFSMKVDQKQKNPRRHSVISSEHEQLDSYHKFDEQKDLTHEQDYKHTFEDSKDKFMDWKHREQSSINHNKDESYETTFKIAHAALNEYNAFELNSFSKEPSDDGEYNSDESPQPVDNTVERSQFNIHGERGQADYERLQLEEKEFGSDESVQNIDSGSFSNEISEGKYDYNKEDTAENDEECKSESRTPPFNYSSKSPSHMFQQQQSGLRPERDESEASMVSDRETTLDSEEKITLSDENIINNRQIGENKINNESNQSSSTFNEVYEIADNSSESNEPSIHENINTDNNALNEIIHKGPEFKKMLESDIGSHYEDEKNSYTESSAGSESEENEERKQHLSNELSHFPEDNTCSTNNEDDNNENIDDRDSGEEPSVSHTPEDIISNKENFEKGNLYSKAERLASNVLLNMKLPIFRNFQDFVNHQSQVGDQDQVKNFEEIEYGNETQEAKKKDMQQNQELIEEKHSLEPEYHTAYQEQQTQPGKESGYDGPRNRECHEHTLKEKGHNNEDEGNENENYSKPEQYEQLMTHPTNGKSKNHSNSSYVEQNMTFTEHKENVVVGDDIFRNLAFKEGTDNAEQKVSDLNDIASHNKRHFNSIELSDSSDEEFLHTAQISFDKTTEGIGPNQENQPIDESLSGDTSIVVNRNPTNNTSKACINENFVENNKINDKIMYSSKPASYGEDSADISKIKDNTEYFSFIQNKPKFNLVYGSEYSSVSDEGEQKKDINAQDSNSNLDKYVSPFQANPFTFKTEIKLDPDYVSPFLTDPFNNAKLMSGPEKRLMAVLDKIHKEKRVKPQNEKQKSGACLNNNNNNNDIDAIYSNNSKPILTNSLTLTNKKEESIQNPNNHFVEPNLKESLKASGTKNTTARNIIGVNKEITLFGNSSKAPMDHDTEIGEGDAFDLSANSEPEHILMAKDTKKRDSSHIISGNNNSDNSLSNASIVNLDEKNCECESHHVTIPGTEKILVKDEIVNPVEKVPVTLVYGNDDKKDEPEDKSLRELQSKDTSRDLALCSADESYQAGNKIEQPIENRILNNYDAREISAIPESEKKNEGNCAFQIQDQQLSSNTDNTFNPHNKDFAAQTQKKGVFPNNMDIEKSNVEKITLKSQQTTNDNDVDPYLNNEAREKALFTSKLSNIADERTKVSPGKNKNLLSEDVKAFCLKSDLPAITKSLSTVVNLTDSDIEMEDISNAPTPVLKDDSLELPKVALQNINFGGNFTVNSGLESSVSLDKYTTPLESLNGNEVYGKNWRNDNRSSVDLDPKLFVDSNKMEVNELPVKGAFETNDNELRPIIEADNGGSVLPENGHLGKHDLAIDNENAINSFEKIQLQDSFRNPAISRKDEHKRESMKNTTLPLNEGRKDSEEYQSMNVYKQEFNEVAKKSSSPNKKLSLLKNIISSPVKFAKEKLNNLRALGSTANEFVNLLDSGDGTSREDTPIPFTGTVHNKGDHPTPNVKMDFTEKNERNWTSDLSSSEEEIHLNRIAKELKGKNKPPNVRKNNFSDYNIADNKYSSTKHINKTNELDAGMYAEINKEGAKNVNKNNAAIAFGKTSNEYIKFDGTNSDVSDSLDQDISFHSTQCEPNKEELNNENKEEGIVQVPNFYELPFLSEHSVLSSIVDESKKDLVINGFDGDLVNSQNQVTKNMPMSIYNEIKNAFNSDSLKEGQQLANERALELEENKEGTRETEEYLEGHKTEIKNPEEHIDQNEERNTNVVDINESERHLENTEELYIVENTPVENENSLGETEKQLEDKQDISGIEEHIDQNEERNTKVVDINESEKHLENTEEPYIVENTPVENENSLGETEKQLEDEQDISGIEEHIDQNEEPNTNVVDINESEKHLENTEELYIVENTPVENENSLGETEKQLEDEQDISGIEKDFKNQSNSKRIKFDTNTFKRKLSKSPNEPVATKKIDDEHKGIKIPVTDENEAVCVKPETISVKVTDLKEADNYNGRDIGVPKTEKRMKVSRGGKKKRRGKMNSNKINGDNDRNIANSVANINPNKTSNPTKKTKKVGLSRKRKNPKNTDAPIAKRLRKSTLSKKNKKK from the coding sequence ATGAAGCaagaaaatggaaaaaaaaacaacaaaaaaaatgagaaaaacaataatgatgGCAGTCATTTAACTCTTAGTGTTGAGGggaaaaattttaaaaggtATAATTCCCCCTTTgaaagtaataaaaatggagCAGCTgatattttgttaaaaaatgtCAAGCTTATTCCcgattttaaaattgggaaaaaaacaacttcCTTTAAGGCCAATAGCAAATCAAATATTCCAGAATCTCAATTAGGCAGATTGGGAGATGAAGTATGTTCCAGAAATGGTATTTTAACCTCAAAAGATTCTAGCACTGCTTTAAATTGGGTAACTTCTGTAATTTTAAgaggtaaaaaaatattgcaaAATATACAAGAAGAGAATGAAATCAACAGAGCAGAAATTCAAGATATTAAAGATTCTCGTAGATTAGAAAGTGTAAATGTAGAAAACATTTTAACTAAATCCGctaaagattattattgtttcaATGAAAACCAGGGGCAGAGggataatgatgataatttaGTGAAAGAAGGAGGGGCAGCACAGCTTCTTGAAAATGCTTCAGAAAATACTtcagaaaataatttagaaaataattcCATTGATGACCTTTTTGAACGTTCGTCTCATGCCACACCGATTTCAAATACATTTTATCATGGATATCATAATAAGGGATTGGGAAATGACGAAGAAATGCTCGATAATAGAGCGATAGGAACTGATACAAATCAAGAgctaaaagaaaaggaaaaagaaaaagatgaatCCCTTGTCATTCTTTCTAGTactgaagaagaagaagaaaatgaaaatgaaaatgaagatgaaaatgaaaatgaaaatgaaaatgaaaatgaagatgaaacagaaaaagaaaataaacagTTTCAAATACAAACGTGTcgtgataataatgaaaactCGGAAAATAGTGTCAGCGGAAGTTCATATAGTTATTCAAGTGAGGAAAGTTCTGGATTTGTGTCAGACAATTTCAGCATGAAAGTTGAtcaaaagcaaaaaaatcCTAGGCGACACAGTGTAATAAGTTCTGAGCATGAACAACTAGATTCTTATCATAAATTTGATGaacaaaaagatttaaCACATGAACAAGATTATAAACACACTTTCGAAGATTCGAAGGACAAATTTATGGATTGGAAACATCGGGAACAGTCAAGTATTAATCATAACAAGGATGAATCTTATGAAACTACATTTAAAATAGCACACGCAGCCCTCAATGAGTATAATGCATTTGAGCTTAATTCATTTTCTAAGGAGCCTTCCGATGATGGAGAATATAATTCTGATGAATCTCCACAACCTGTTGATAACACTGTAGAACGTAGCCAATTTAATATACATGGTGAAAGAGGACAAGCCGATTATGAAAGGTTACAGttggaagaaaaagaatttggAAGTGACGAATCCGTTCAAAATATTGATTCTGGCTCTTTTTCAAATGAAATAAGTGAAGGAAAATACGATTATAATAAGGAAGACACTGCtgaaaatgatgaagaGTGCAAATCTGAGTCTCGGACACCACCTTTCAATTATTCTTCTAAATCGCCTTCTCATATGTTTCAACAGCAACAGTCTGGATTACGCCCTGAAAGAGATGAAAGTGAAGCTTCCATGGTTTCGGATAGAGAAACTACATTAGATTcagaggaaaaaataacgCTATCTGACGAAAACATTATCAACAATAGACAAATAggagaaaacaaaataaataatgagAGCAACCAGTCATCTTCTACTTTTAATGAAGTGTATGAAATTGCAGATAACAGCAGCGAATCAAACGAACCTAGTATTCacgaaaatattaatacagACAATAATGCATTGAATGAAATTATTCATAAAGGTCCCGAATTTAAGAAAATGCTAGAAAGTGACATAGGTTCTCATTAcgaagatgaaaaaaattcatatACAGAATCATCTGCAGGTAGTGAATctgaagaaaatgaagaacGGAAACAACATTTATCAAATGAGCTATCCCATTTTCCGGAAGATAATACTTGTAGTACtaataatgaagatgataataacgAAAACATTGATGATAGAGATAGCGGTGAAGAACCTTCTGTGAGCCATACACCTGAGGACATTATTAgcaataaagaaaattttgaaaaaggtAATTTATACTCTAAAGCAGAAAGGCTTGCATCTAATGTTTTATTGAACATGAAATTGCCTATTTTCAGAAATTTTCAAGATTTCGTTAATCACCAAAGTCAAGTAGGTGATCAGGACCAAGTCAAAAATTTCGAAGAAATTGAATATGGAAACGAAACCCAAGAggcaaagaaaaaggatatGCAACAAAATCAAGAACTGATAGAAGAAAAACATAGTCTAGAACCAGAATATCACACTGCTTATCAGGAACAACAAACGCAACCAGGAAAGGAAAGCGGTTATGATGGTCCTCGGAACCGTGAATGTCACGAACATACacttaaagaaaaaggacaTAATAATGAAGACGAGGGAAacgaaaatgaaaattattcaaaaccAGAACAATACGAACAATTAATGACTCATCCAACAAAtggaaaatcaaaaaatcaTAGTAATTCCTCTTATGTGGAACAAAACATGACTTTTACGGAGCATAAGGAAAATGTAGTGGTGGGAGATGATATTTTCCGAAACTTGGCATTCAAAGAAGGGACAGATAATGCAGAACAAAAAGTATCAGATCTAAATGATATTGCTTCCCACAATAAAAGGCATTTTAATTCGATTGAGTTAAGTGATTCTTCTGATGAGGAATTTCTTCATACTGCTCAAATATCTTTTGATAAAACGACCGAAGGTATTGGTCCAAATCAGGAAAATCAGCCTATTGATGAAAGTTTAAGTGGGGACACTTCCATAGTAGTAAATAGAAACCCAACTAACAACACTAGTAAAGCATGTATTAATGAGAATTTTGTGGAAAACAATAAGATTAATGACAAAATCATGTATTCCAGCAAACCAGCCAGTTATGGTGAAGACTCAGCTGACATTTccaaaattaaagataacACTGAatacttttcttttattcaaaataaaccaaaatttaatttagtaTATGGGTCAGAATATAGTAGTGTATCAGATGAAggagaacaaaaaaaagatataaacgCGCAAGACTCCAATTCCAACTTGGATAAATATGTTTCTCCTTTTCAAGCAAACCCTTTTACTTTCAAAACAGAGATTAAATTAGACCCTGACTATGTGTCTCCTTTCCTTACAGATCCATTTAATAACGCCAAATTAATGAGCGGGCCCGAAAAACGATTAATGGCAGTTTTAGACAAAATACACAAAGAGAAGCGTGTCAAGCCACAGAATGAAAAACAGAAAAGTGGAGCATGtctgaataataataataataataatgatatagatgctatttattcaaataattcCAAGCCTATTCTTACTAACAGTTTAACTTTAACCaacaaaaaggaagaatCCATACAGAATCCCAACAATCATTTTGTAGAACCTAACTTGAAGGAAAGTTTAAAAGCTTCTGGGACAAAAAATACCACAGCAAGGAATATAATTGGtgttaataaagaaataactttatttgGCAACAGTTCAAAGGCCCCTATGGACCATGATACTGAAATTGGTGAGGGGGATGCCTTTGATTTATCTGCAAATTCGGAACCAGAACATATTTTAATGGCCAAAGACACCAAGAAACGGGACAGTAGCCACATTATAAGTgggaataataatagcgaCAATAGTCTTTCCAATGCTTCGATTGTTAACCttgatgaaaaaaactGTGAGTGTGAATCGCATCATGTTACTATTCCTGGaactgaaaaaatattagttaAAGATGAAATTGTGAACCCAGTTGAAAAGGTGCCGGTAACTTTGGTTTATGgtaatgatgataaaaaagacGAACCTGAAGATAAATCATTGAGGGAACTTCAAAGTAAAGATACTTCAAGGGATTTGGCCTTGTGTTCAGCAGATGAATCTTACCAAGctggaaataaaattgaacaGCCAATAGAAAACAGAATATTGAACAATTATGATGCTAGAGAAATATCAGCTATACCTGAATccgaaaaaaagaatgagGGTAACTGTGCATTCCAAATCCAAGATCAACAACTTTCCAGTAATACAGACAATACCTTCAATCCTCATAATAAGGATTTCGCCGCtcaaacacaaaaaaaaggagtaTTTCCTAATAATATGGATATAGAGAAATCCAATGtggaaaaaattactttAAAATCACAACAGACAACTAATGACAATGATGTCGACccttatttaaataatgagGCAAGGGAAAAAGCTCTTTTTACCTCAAAATTGTCAAATATTGCTGATGAAAGAACAAAAGTTTCGCCcggtaaaaataaaaacttgcTATCTGAAGATGTCAAAGCATTTTGTTTGAAATCCGATCTACCCGCAATAACTAAAAGTTTGTCTACTGTGGTGAATTTAACTGATAGTGATATTGAAATGGAAGATATCTCAAATGCTCCTACTCCGGTGCTAAAGGATGATTCATTGGAATTACCGAAAGTTGCGCTGCAGAACATAAATTTTGGTGGAAACTTTACTGTTAACTCTGGACTAGAATCTTCTGTTTCTCTTGACAAATATACTACACCATTAGAAAGCTTAAATGGGAACGAAGTATATGGAAAGAATTGGCGCAACGATAACAGGAGTTCGGTAGATTTGGATCCTAAGTTGTTTGTTGATTCCAATAAAATGGAAGTTAATGAACTGCCTGTAAAAGGCGCGTTTGAAacaaatgataatgaaCTAAGACCCATTATAGAAGCTGACAATGGGGGTAGTGTTCTCCCCGAAAATGGCCATTTGGGAAAACATGATTTAGCTATTGACAACGAAAACGCAATTAattcttttgaaaaaattcagCTGCAAGATTCTTTCCGCAACCCAGCTATTTCCCGCAAGGATGAACATAAGAGGGAAAGTATGAAAAATACTACTTTACCACTAAACGAGGGGAGGAAAGATAGTGAAGAATATCAATCAATGAATGTTTATAAACAGGAGTTTAATGAAGTTGCTAAAAAATCTTCTTCTcctaacaaaaaattaagcttattaaaaaacattatatCTTCCCCGGTAAAATTCGCTAAAGAAAAGTTGAATAACTTACGAGCTTTAGGCTCGACAGCTAATGaatttgttaatttattGGATAGTGGAGATGGTACTAGCAGAGAAGATACCCCAATTCCTTTTACTGGAACTGTTCATAATAAAGGGGATCATCCAACGCCCAATGTCAAGATGGATTTTACTgagaaaaatgaaaggaATTGGACGTCTGATTTGTCGAGTAGCGAGGAGGAAATTCATTTGAATAGAATTGCTAAGGAATTAAAgggtaaaaataaaccacCTAAtgtaagaaaaaataattttagtGATTATAATATAGCTGATAACAAATATTCAAGTACAAAACacattaataaaactaatGAATTGGATGCGGGTATGTACGCtgaaataaataaggaAGGTGCTAAAAAtgtaaacaaaaacaatgcAGCTATTGCTTTTGGAAAAACTAGTAATGAATACATCAAATTTGACGGAACAAACTCAGATGTATCGGATAGCTTGGACCAGGATATATCTTTTCATAGCACACAGTGTGAACCAAACAAAGAAGAATtgaataatgaaaataaagaagagGGAATTGTACAAGTTCCAAATTTCTATGAATTGCCTTTTTTATCTGAGCATTCTGTATTATCTTCTATTGTGGACGAGAGCAAAAAAGACCTAGTAATTAACGGTTTCGATGGAGACTTGGTTAATAGTCAAAATCAGGTCACTAAAAATATGCCAATGTCCATTTATAacgaaataaaaaatgctTTTAATAGTGATTCTCTAAAAGAGGGACAACAATTAGCGAATGAGCGTGCATTAGAGCTAgaagaaaacaaagaagGGACAAGAGAGACAGAAGAATATTTAGAGGGGCATAAAacagaaattaaaaacccTGAAGAGCATATAGACCAGAATGAAGAGCGTAATACTAATGTGGTTGACATAAATGAAAGTGAAAGACACTTGGAAAACACAGAAGAATTATATATTGTTGAGAATACTCCGGTTGAAAACGAAAATAGTCTGGGTGAAACTGAAAAACAATTGGAGGATAAACAAGACATTAGTGGAATTGAAGAGCATATAGACCAGAATGAAGAGCGTAATACTAAAGTGGTTGACATAAATGAAAGTGAAAAACACTTGGAAAACACAGAAGAACCATATATTGTTGAGAACACTCCGGTTGAAAACGAAAACAGTCTGGGTGAAACTGAAAAACAATTGGAGGATGAACAAGATATCAGTGGAATTGAAGAGCATATAGACCAGAATGAAGAGCCTAATACTAATGTGGTTGACATAAATGAAAGTGAAAAACACTTGGAAAACACAGAAGAATTATATATTGTTGAGAATACTCCGGTTGAAAACGAAAATAGTCTGGGTGAAACTGAAAAACAATTGGAGGATGAACAAGATATCAGtggaattgaaaaagactttaaaaatcaaagtaactctaaaagaataaaatttgATACGAACACATTCAAGAGAAAATTAAGTAAAAGCCCCAATGAACCTGTTGctactaaaaaaattgatgatGAACACAAAGGCATCAAAATACCTGTTAcagatgaaaatgaagcaGTATGTGTGAAACCAGAAACTATATCAGTAAAAGTGACTGACTTGAAGGAGGCAGATAATTATAATGGTAGAGATATTGGTGTCccaaaaacagaaaaaagaatgaaagTGAGTCGTGGAGgtaaaaagaagagaaggGGTAAAATGAATagcaacaaaataaatggCGATAATGATAGAAATATAGCCAACTCTGTCGCTAATATCAATCCTAATAAGACATCCAATCCAActaaaaagacaaaaaaagttgGTCTTTCGcgcaaaagaaaaaacccAAAAAATACTGATGCACCAATTGCTAAAAGATTGAGGAAAAGTACcttatccaaaaaaaataaaaaaaaataa
- the RFM1 gene encoding Rfm1p (similar to Saccharomyces cerevisiae YOR279C | RFM1 | Repression Factor of Middle sporulation element) yields MKDIQDNLHSLEFESYYEYFLINTFQKGFSKSGCVDAEELKRRDHGIYYQKIQMNNIEDENDTSENTRNFGGSYQGSSSNKNNSKSLSKPVTIRRSSRLSKKEKEKEILKRTSDNKNLNNKKFKSAKVGKPIPQSSTNKKTDDIDNKIVICDLLEALVEKIPTPSRRSDWVLSPKNKYVPEKNTPIKPKNDNLVKIYQLTSNPKIQNILKKYKKN; encoded by the coding sequence ATGAAAGATATTCAAGATAACTTACATTCTTTAGAATTTGAATCTTATTATgagtattttttaataaacacTTTTCAAAAAGGATTTAGTAAAAGTGGATGCGTCGATGCTGAAGAACTTAAAAGAAGAGACCACggtatttattatcaaaaaattcaGATGAACAACattgaagatgaaaatgaCACATCGGAGAACACTCGTAATTTTGGTGGCAGTTACCAAGGCTCTTcgtcaaataaaaataactcGAAATCACTGTCTAAACCCGTTACTATTAGGAGATCATCTAGACTctcaaaaaaagagaaagaaaaggaaattcTAAAACGGACAAGCGATAATAAGAatctaaataataaaaaatttaagtCAGCCAAGGTAGGAAAGCCTATCCCACAAAGCTCAACCAATAAGAAAACCGATGATAtcgataataaaatagttATTTGTGATTTATTGGAAGCTTTGGTGGAAAAAATACCCACACCCTCGAGACGTTCTGATTGGGTATTAAGtcctaaaaataaatacgttccagaaaaaaatacaccTATTAAACCTAAAAACGACAATTTGGTGAAAATATATCAGTTGACATCAAACCCTAAGATACAAAACATACTTAAAaagtacaaaaaaaactga